The Drosophila teissieri strain GT53w chromosome X, Prin_Dtei_1.1, whole genome shotgun sequence genome has a segment encoding these proteins:
- the LOC122623510 gene encoding vacuolar protein sorting-associated protein 26, which produces MNFLGFGQSADIEIVFDGAEHKTAEVKGEDGKVEKMLLFYDGETVSGKVNVTLKKPGSKLEHQGIKIEFIGQIELYYDRGNHHEFKCLAKALARPGDLIQNNSYPFDFPNVEKQFEVYAGSNVRLRYFLRATIVRRISDITKEVDIAVHTLCSYPEMNNPIKMEVGIEDCLHIEFEYNKSKYHLRDTIIGKIYFLLVRIKIKHMEIAIIKKESTGTGPTMFNENETIAKYEIMDGAPVKGESIPIRVFLAGYNLTPTMRDINKKFSVKYFLNLVLMDTEDRRYFKQQEITLWRKADIPRYHGAQQHQQQQHQHVPLHAPPHLVSGPAAPTVAHSLISSSTDSGEAGGAPTAPGTAGSESKMGLFTRESPNQEFSQQQLDSPPLTPTASTASVAVPVPTAASSVSEPAPERGIGDGAAAATTSASPVAMLSSSPPPLLPVSPLSRSDAEASEHVQPEDEGTDAIAPSAKKAGATPLATD; this is translated from the exons ATGAATTTCCTGGGATTCGGCCAGTCAGCGGACATTGAGATAGTCTTTGATGGAGCTGAGCACAAGACGGCGGAGGTTAAAGGGGAGGACGGCAAGGTGGAGAAGATGCTGCTCTTCTACGACGGGGAGACGGTATCCGGCAAG GTGAACGTGACCCTCAAGAAGCCGGGCAGCAAGCTGGAGCACCAGGGCATTAAGATCGAATTCATTGGCCAGATCGAGCTGTACTACGACCGGGGTAACCACCACGAGTTCAAGTGTTTAGCGAAGGCGCTGGCCCGTCCGGGCGATCTCATCCAGAACAACAGTTATCCGTTCGATTTCCCCAACGTGGAGAAGCAGTTTGAGGTGTACGCCGGCTCGAACGTGCGACTGCGTTACTTCCTGCGCGCTACCATCGTCAGGCGGATCAGCGACATAACCAAGGAGGTTGACATCGCCGTGCACACACTGTGTAGCTACCCGGAGATGAACAACCCCATCAAGATGGAGGTTGGCATCGAAGACTGCCTGCACATAGAGTTTGAGTACAACAAAAGCAAGTACCACCTGCGGGACACTATTATCGGCAAGATCTACTTCCTGTTGGTGCGCATCAAGATCAAGCACATGGAGATTGCGATCATCAAGAAAGAGAGCACGGGCACGGGTCCCACCATGTTTAACGAGAACGAAACGATTGCCAAGTACGAAATCATGGACGGAGCGCCCGTTAAAGGCGAAAGCATACCCATCCGGGTCTTCCTTGCTGGCTACAATCTCACGCCGACCATGCGGGACATTAACAAGAAGTTCTCGGTCAAGTATTTCCTCAACCTAGTGCTGATGGACACCGAGGACCGGCGCTACTTCAAGCAACAGGAGATCACGCTGTGGCGCAAGGCAGACATACCGCGCTACCATGGAGctcagcagcaccagcaacagcagcaccaacacGTCCCACTGCACGCTCCGCCGCACCTGGTCAGCGGTCCTGCTGCGCCTACAGTGGCCCACTCGCTGATCAGCTCGAGCACAGACAGCGGGGAGGCGGGAGGAGCCCCGACAGCGCCGGGCACTGCGGGATCTGAGTCCAAGATGGGCCTGTTTACCAGGGAGAGCCCCAACCAGGAGTTTAGCCAACAGCAACTGGATTCTCCGCCGCTGACGCCCACGGCGTCGACCGCGTCCGTTGCAGTTCCAGTCCCCACAGCGGCGTCATCTGTTTCAGAACCAGCTCCCGAGCGGGGTATAGGCGATGGAGCCGCAGCGGCCACCACAAGTGCCTCGCCCGTTGCTATGCTCTCCAGTTCGCCACCGCCATTGCTGCCAGTATCGCCGCTTTCCCGATCCGATGCCGAAGCGTCGGAGCATGTGCAGCCGGAGGATGAGGGCACCGATGCGATTGCGCCCTCTGCGAAAAAGGCCGGTGCCACGCCGCTGGCCACCGATTGA
- the LOC122623581 gene encoding serine/threonine-protein phosphatase Pgam5, mitochondrial isoform X1, with protein MRKLTSFVCGTGAGLAAYYLQRLRDPQAAVHNSWTNSDKPVDPWALWDTNWDCREPRALVRPLRNSQPEEENRYNAELEKAKAKKARHIILVRHGEYLDVGDSDDTHHLTERGRKQAEFTGKRLSELGIKWDKIVASTMVRAQETSDIILKQIEFEKEKVVNCAFLREGAPIPPQPPVGHWKPEASQFLRDGSRIEAAFRRYFHRAYPDQEKESYTLIVGHGNVIRYFVCRALQFPAEGWLRISINHASITWLTISPSGNVSIKYLGDSGFMPAELLTNRIPRDVKNVV; from the exons ATGCGAAAGTTAACCAGCTTCGTCTGCGGCACTGGAGCCGGATTGGCGGCTTACTACCTACAGCGGCTGCGGGACCCACAGGCGGCCGTGCACAATTCATGGACGAACAGTGATAAGCCGGTGGATCCGTGGGCCCTTTGGGACACCAACTGGGATTGCCGGGAGCCACGCGCGCTAGTGCGTCCACTGCGAAACAGCcagccggaggaggagaaCCGCTACAATgcggagctggagaaggcgAAGGCCAAGAAGGCGCGCCACATTATCCTGGTGCGGCACGGCGAGTATCTGGACGTGGGCGATTCGGATGACACGCACCATCTCACGGAGCGCGGCCGCAAGCAGGCAGAGTTTACTGGAAAACGGCTCAGCGAGCTGGGCATCAAGTGGGACAAGATAGTAGCATCTACAATGGTGCGGGCCCAGGAAACATCCGATATTATACTCAAGCAGATTGAATTCGAAAAAGAGAAAGTGGTGAACTGCGCCTTCCTGCGTGAAGGAGCGCCTATTCCTCCTCAGCCGCCAGTGGGCCACTGGAAGCCGGAGGCATCT CAGTTCCTTCGCGACGGATCGCGCATAGAGGCCGCCTTTCGCCGATACTTCCACCGCGCCTATCCCGACCAAGAGAAGGAGAGCTATACCCTGATCGTGGGACACGGCAACGTGATCCGGTACTTCGTCTGCCGAGCCCTGCAGTTCCCCGCCGAGGGTTGGCTGCGAATCAGCATTAACCACGCGTCCATCACCTGGCTGACCATTAGTCCGTCAGGCAACGTGTCCATTAAGTACCTGGGCGACTCCGGCTTTATGCCTGCCGAGCTGCTTACTAATCGCATACCGCGTGACGTCAAAAACGTTGTCTAG
- the LOC122623581 gene encoding serine/threonine-protein phosphatase Pgam5, mitochondrial isoform X2, protein MRKLTSFVCGTGAGLAAYYLQRLRDPQAAVHNSWTNSDKPVDPWALWDTNWDCREPRALVRPLRNSQPEEENRYNAELEKAKAKKARHIILVRHGEYLDVGDSDDTHHLTERGRKQAEFTGKRLSELGIKWDKIVASTMVRAQETSDIILKQIEFEKEKVVNCAFLREGAPIPPQPPVGHWKPEASFLRDGSRIEAAFRRYFHRAYPDQEKESYTLIVGHGNVIRYFVCRALQFPAEGWLRISINHASITWLTISPSGNVSIKYLGDSGFMPAELLTNRIPRDVKNVV, encoded by the exons ATGCGAAAGTTAACCAGCTTCGTCTGCGGCACTGGAGCCGGATTGGCGGCTTACTACCTACAGCGGCTGCGGGACCCACAGGCGGCCGTGCACAATTCATGGACGAACAGTGATAAGCCGGTGGATCCGTGGGCCCTTTGGGACACCAACTGGGATTGCCGGGAGCCACGCGCGCTAGTGCGTCCACTGCGAAACAGCcagccggaggaggagaaCCGCTACAATgcggagctggagaaggcgAAGGCCAAGAAGGCGCGCCACATTATCCTGGTGCGGCACGGCGAGTATCTGGACGTGGGCGATTCGGATGACACGCACCATCTCACGGAGCGCGGCCGCAAGCAGGCAGAGTTTACTGGAAAACGGCTCAGCGAGCTGGGCATCAAGTGGGACAAGATAGTAGCATCTACAATGGTGCGGGCCCAGGAAACATCCGATATTATACTCAAGCAGATTGAATTCGAAAAAGAGAAAGTGGTGAACTGCGCCTTCCTGCGTGAAGGAGCGCCTATTCCTCCTCAGCCGCCAGTGGGCCACTGGAAGCCGGAGGCATCT TTCCTTCGCGACGGATCGCGCATAGAGGCCGCCTTTCGCCGATACTTCCACCGCGCCTATCCCGACCAAGAGAAGGAGAGCTATACCCTGATCGTGGGACACGGCAACGTGATCCGGTACTTCGTCTGCCGAGCCCTGCAGTTCCCCGCCGAGGGTTGGCTGCGAATCAGCATTAACCACGCGTCCATCACCTGGCTGACCATTAGTCCGTCAGGCAACGTGTCCATTAAGTACCTGGGCGACTCCGGCTTTATGCCTGCCGAGCTGCTTACTAATCGCATACCGCGTGACGTCAAAAACGTTGTCTAG
- the LOC122624444 gene encoding ribosomal protein 63, mitochondrial-like produces MHLTLINLFKKTVPGHIFRGKRRLVKPVSQRAMDTLTREYERQEQVMLLLRHPYLTLEQSSGHAKELQKRDKLVAKWTDEQTLRKMKPHVTIEERLNQLKIKEAWD; encoded by the exons ATGCACCTGACGCTGATCAATTTGTTCAAGAAGACCGTGCCTGGTCACATATTCCGTGGCAAGCGGCGCCTAGTAAAGCCGGTCAGCCAGCGCGCAATGGACACCCTGACCCGCGAGTACGAGCGCCAGGAGCAGGTCATGCTGCTCCTCCGGCACCCGTATCTCACCCTG GAGCAATCTTCCGGTCACGCCAAGGAGCTACAAAAGCGCGATAAGCTGGTGGCCAAGTGGACGGACGAGCAGACACTGCGCAAGATGAAGCCACACGTTACCATTGAGGAGCGGCTGAACCAGCTGAAGATCAAGGAGGCCTGGGACTAA
- the LOC122623579 gene encoding protein MMS22-like, protein MDYDLFQSDDDEEILAAFTQATQKQESQSAQMDVDDSEEENLNDGLDFLPEFNCSGRDTVKSQLFEGGFLGNGYAELNPPRCRLENLCFDFSQGQLAVGAVRNYLYGEACKNVQKLFTVVTGQQQLQATATSMNSGWYRVRKQVTHFYHLLLRLRDNELLPSHFLDGFRQLLNDQLDADAWKVLYFAEHSKGNDCQAPAYHLYHGVLEWRFLDLHILHASGKDQAFLGQLERTLDDLIVCAGHHYRSKHRPELSHSSPFMCRCNKELWLLLKRLVPKWLGERELDFWILFHKAMQRHKTNHLQGESNAISLAYHELYSWLRLGLARLDEYNSEGRYQPDLSPTAPPPDSFQTANLLKQFLASQPDEQQRRVYLILLSPLQLQLGQPDTDVLCQLWEYFHRSLNCNFSVGPELDQLPLTCPNGAAYVDRYSKLLSKSHIDDLNLSSFTMYAWMLGKTLKLLPSQGRSNQRQKLLGRIFSKFSAAKLLALNEPGIHHVIELFLCLLLCHEDLGELAPKLREMLLCLALEKLPPVRRILVAKGHMALLLLHAQHRLSMDDYVGKLVNQLATIRNDTEVGAIYVSSLQAIFNLADDFNRGEQQLLGPWLAHYVEKCGQASQDRVWQTLHCLIQRLSEPRAVTGNASGIKEALQQHIMPLLRTQYVSSHSTWLPKLAANFIALEKDSDKLLLGFLQGPEPINMAASAQLMLQVLEDGGRPAGSTILQVWVKSLVLLNAQHESVLALMPHVTQLEEFRHLAIDAASLEGGREPLCAFFGALGRRAQQEEAAAHVRMQLSHKLHAYVNHFELWLPPDRSRSELGSRFYSFLAIVIYNCPTLAYVRSKPSCFFHLAMVRFLLTTQLQAGVPPEGRLPQLVHKIFPVLLQGIGRLPYRTDTYVAKTLEQLVQHWTPHFSFSSNAKLVARPYATLLQADVDGELAQFVLQLLVTQFLVVQRRRAGQHAGLVITIMQQLIESTGKEQEEQLLTLLRGVHIPLLEHVMFVDEVDLSRNQVFGLYRVLVSHDAYKRSQAVRDLCSNHLRSLAEKHLAHCTYFYFQMLINLAELAPDLVAPLLTFVREQAEQVELKRGAGEDVGIRKCLQRLQKVLSRV, encoded by the exons ATGGACTACGACCTCTTCCAGTCAGATGACGACGAGGAGATCCTGGCCGCCTTCACCCAGGCTACACAGAAGCAGGAATCCCAGAGCGCACAAATGGATGTGGACGATAGCGAAGAGGAGAACCTGAACGACGGTCTGGACTTCCTGCCTGAGTTCAACTGCAGCGGCCGGGACACTGTGAAGAGCCAACTTTTTGAGGGAGGCTTTCTGGGGAATGGCTACGCCGAATTGAATCCGCCCCGCTGTCGACTGGAGAATCTCTGTTTTGACTTTTCCCAGGGCCAGTTGGCGGTTGGCGCGGTGCGGAACTATCTGTACGGGGAGGCCTG CAAGAATGTGCAAAAGCTGTTCACCGTGGTGACGGgtcagcaacaactgcaggcCACGGCCACCTCCATGAACTCCGGGTGGTATAGAGTGCGAAAACAGGTTACCCACTTCTACcatctgctgctgcgcctgcgaGACAACGAGCTGCTACCATCACATTTTCTTGACGGGTTTCGTCAGTTGCTTAACGATCAGCTGGATGCGGATGCCTGGAAGGTTTTGTATTTTGCGGAGCACAGCAAGGGAAACGACTGCCAGGCGCCGGCATATCACCTGTATCATGGCGTGCTGGAGTGGCGCTTCTTGGATCTGCATATATTGCACGCCTCTGGGAAGGATCAAGCCTTCCTGGGACAGCTGGAGCGCACACTCGACGATCTGATCGTCTGTGCCGGACATCACTATCGCAGTAAACACCGCCCGGAGCTCAGCCATTCCTCGCCATTCATGTGCCGCTGCAACAAGGAGCTATGGCTGCTGCTGAAACGCCTTGTTCCCAAATGGCTGGGAGAGCGGGAGCTTGACTTTTGGATACTTTTCCACAAGGCCATGCAGAGGCATAAGACAAACCACTTGCAGGGTGAGAGCAATGCCATTTCTCTGGCATACCACGAACTCTATTCCTGGCTACGGCTTGGTCTGGCCCGCCTAGACGAATACAACAGTGAAGGCCGATACCAGCCGGATCTCTCACCCACTGCGCCGCCACCAGACAGCTTTCAAACCGCCAATCTGCTTAAGCAATTCCTGGCGAGCCAGCCGGACGAACAGCAGCGGCGTGTCTACCTAATTCTACTCTCTCCTCTTCAACTGCAGCTCGGCCAGCCGGATACTGATGTGCTGTGCCAGCTGTGGGAGTACTTTCACCGATCTCTAAACTGCAATTTTAGTGTGGGTCCTGAGCTAGATCAGCTGCCGCTTACTTGCCCCAATGGAGCGGCCTACGTCGATCGCTACAGCAAACTGCTGTCGAAATCCCATATAGATGATTTGAATCTGAGCAGTTTCACCATGTACGCGTGGATGTTAGGCAAAACCTTGAAGCTGTTGCCATCGCAGGGCAGAAGCAACCAACGCCAGAAACTACTCGGCCGCATATTCAGCAAATTCAGTGCCGCAAAACTTTTGGCTCTGAATGAGCCTGGTATTCACCATGTAATCGAGCTGTTTCTGTGTCTGCTGCTCTGCCATGAAGATCTCGGCGAGTTGGCGCCCAAGCTGCGCGAAATGCTGCTCTGCCTGGCCCTGGAAAAACTGCCTCCGGTGCGGCGGATTCTCGTAGCCAAGGGCCATATGGCCCTGCTGCTTCTGCATGCCCAGCATCGCCTGTCCATGGATGATTACGTGGGCAAGCTGGTCAACCAGTTGGCCACCATTCGGAATGATACAGAGGTGGGCGCCATCTACGTTAGCAGCCTTCAAGCCATCTTCAATCTTGCGGATGACTTCAACCGCGGCGAGCAGCAGCTTCTTGGGCCCTGGTTGGCACATTACGTAGAAAAGTGTGGTCAGGCATCGCAGGATCGCGTTTGGCAGACGCTTCACTGTTTAATCCAGCGTCTCAGCGAGCCGAGAGCTGTGACAGGCAATGCGAGTGGCATCAAGGAGGCACTCCAACAGCACATAATGCCACTGCTAAGGACCCAATACGTTAGCAGCCATAGCACATGGCTCCCAAAGCTAGCGGCCAACTTCATTGCCCTGGAAAAAGATAGCGACAAACTGCTACTGGGCTTCCTGCAGGGACCAGAACCTATCAATATGGCTGCTTCTGCTCAGTTGATGCTCCAGGTGTTGGAAGACGGTGGACGGCCTGCGGGCTCCACCATTCTCCAGGTCTGGGTGAAGTCTCTGGTCCTCCTTAACGCACAACACGAGTCTGTATTGGCTTTAATGCCCCATGTTACACAGCTAGAGGAGTTCCGACACCTAGCCATTGATGCCGCCTCCTTGGAGGGCGGGCGTGAGCCGCTCTGCGCCTTTTTTGGAGCTTTGGGAAGGCGGGCCCAGCAAGAGGAGGCTGCTGCCCACGTCCGTATGCAGTTGAGCCACAAGCTGCATGCCTATGTAAATCATTTCGAGCTGTGGCTACCGCCGGACCGAAGTCGATCCGAACTGGGATCCCGGTTCTACAGCTTCTTAGCCATTGTCATCTATAATTGCCCCACTTTAGCGTACGTGCGATCCAAGCCAAGTTGTTTCTTCCACCTGGCCATGGTGCGGTTCCTGCTTACCACGCAGTTGCAGGCGGGAGTACCGCCCGAAGGTCGCCTACCGCAATTGGTGCATAAGATTTTCCCGGTGTTGCTACAAGGGATTGGTCGGCTGCCTTACCGCACGGATACATACGTAGCCAAGACCCTGGAGCAGCTAGTTCAGCACTGGACGCCGCACTTTAGCTTCTCATCCAACGCCAAGCTGGTGGCCCGTCCATATGCCACCCTCCTCCAGGCGGATGTAGATGGAGAGCTGGCGCAgtttgtgcttcagcttctggTGACCCAGTTTTTGGTGGTCCAGCGGCGGAGGGCAGGACAGCATGCGGGCTTGGTGATCACCATCATGCAGCAACTCATCGAGAGCACGGGCAAGGAGCAGGAAGAGCAGCTGTTAACCCTTCTGCGCGGCGTGCACATCCCGCTGCTGGAGCACGTAATGTTCGTGGACGAAGTGGACCTCAGTCGCAACCAAGTGTTTGGACTGTATAGAGTCCTTGTTTCGCACGATGCATACAAGCGATCACAGGCGGTCAGGGATTTGTGCTCCAATCACTTGCGATCCCTCGCCGAAAAGCACCTGGCCCACTGCACCTACTTTTACTTCCAGATGCTTATCAACCTGGCAGAGCTCGCGCCGGATCTGGTGGCTCCACTCCTAACTTTTGTAAGGGAGCAGGCAGAGCAGGTGGAGCTAAAACGCGGCGCTGGAGAGGACGTTGGCATACGCAAGTGTTTGCAGCGACTCCAAAAGGTCTTGAGCAGGGTTTAG